A stretch of the Chthoniobacterales bacterium genome encodes the following:
- the hydA gene encoding dihydropyrimidinase, with protein sequence MSLLIKNGEIVTADARYVADIWCEGETITRIDSHIEPPAGAEVIDATGKHVFPGFIDPHTHIYLPFMGTYSRDTYETASKAALVGGTTTLFDMCCPSRAEEPMAGFETWRAQSEGRSACDYSFHMGVTRFDAGSEAQLREIVARGVQSFKIFLAYKGAFGIDDSELYRTLKLASELGVVVCAHCENETLVAERQKELLAAGVTGPEGHYLSRPPEVEAEGVHHLMSFAQLTGAQIYIVHTSCVEAVREAVEARLKGVNVAIETLIQYLLLDRTYAERDGFEAAKFVMSPPLRDVANQEFLWNALRSGTVQTVATDHAPFDFETQKPMGVSDFTKIPNGIPSLEERVNLLYTHGVCTGRLDLQTFVAVASTNAARQFGLFPRKGTIQPGADADLVVYDPSYRGTLSKATQTHAVDYNAFEGWEIKGRPSVVTVRGEVAVRDGVFVGTVGRGRFLERTP encoded by the coding sequence ATGAGTCTGCTCATCAAGAACGGTGAAATCGTCACCGCCGACGCCCGCTACGTGGCGGACATCTGGTGCGAGGGCGAAACGATCACGCGCATCGATTCTCACATCGAGCCGCCGGCGGGCGCCGAGGTGATCGATGCCACGGGCAAGCATGTGTTTCCCGGGTTCATCGATCCGCACACGCACATCTACCTCCCGTTCATGGGCACGTATTCGCGGGACACCTACGAGACCGCGAGCAAGGCCGCGCTCGTCGGCGGCACGACCACGCTGTTCGACATGTGCTGCCCATCGCGCGCAGAGGAGCCCATGGCCGGCTTCGAGACCTGGCGCGCGCAGAGCGAAGGCAGGTCGGCCTGCGATTACAGCTTTCACATGGGCGTCACGAGATTCGACGCCGGCAGCGAAGCGCAGCTTCGCGAGATCGTCGCGCGGGGCGTGCAGTCCTTCAAAATCTTCCTCGCCTACAAGGGCGCGTTTGGCATCGACGACAGCGAGCTCTATCGCACGCTCAAGCTCGCCAGTGAACTGGGCGTGGTCGTCTGCGCGCATTGCGAGAACGAGACCCTCGTCGCCGAGCGGCAGAAGGAGTTGCTCGCCGCGGGCGTGACCGGGCCGGAGGGGCACTATCTCAGCCGGCCGCCCGAGGTGGAGGCCGAGGGCGTGCACCATCTCATGAGCTTTGCGCAGCTCACCGGCGCGCAGATCTACATCGTGCACACGAGCTGCGTGGAGGCGGTGCGCGAGGCGGTGGAGGCCCGGTTGAAGGGCGTGAACGTCGCCATCGAGACGCTCATTCAGTATCTGCTGCTCGACCGCACGTATGCCGAGCGCGACGGATTCGAGGCCGCCAAATTCGTGATGTCGCCGCCGTTGCGAGACGTGGCGAATCAGGAGTTTCTCTGGAACGCGCTGCGCTCGGGCACGGTGCAGACGGTCGCGACGGATCACGCGCCGTTCGATTTCGAAACGCAGAAGCCGATGGGAGTCTCCGATTTCACGAAGATTCCGAACGGCATTCCGTCCCTCGAAGAACGCGTGAACCTGCTTTACACCCACGGCGTGTGCACCGGCCGGCTCGATCTGCAGACCTTCGTCGCCGTCGCGAGCACGAACGCGGCGAGGCAGTTCGGCCTCTTTCCGCGCAAGGGGACGATCCAGCCCGGGGCGGACGCCGACCTCGTCGTTTACGATCCGTCGTATCGCGGCACGCTGTCGAAGGCGACGCAGACGCACGCGGTCGACTACAACGCCTTCGAGGGCTGGGAGATCAAGGGCCGTCCGAGCGTGGTGACGGTGCGTGGCGAGGTGGCGGTGCGCGATGGCGTCTTCGTCGGCACGGTGGGACGGGGCCGCTTCCTCGAGCGCACGCCATGA
- a CDS encoding CoA-acylating methylmalonate-semialdehyde dehydrogenase translates to MTICKSFIGGEWIVSPAAESAPVFNPALGEIIAEVPLAGAELVDQACDAASAAFPGWRDTPAVDRAGVLFRYKALLEAEFESIALTISTEHGKTLGEARGDLRRGIQMVEYACGAPSLLMGESLENIARGIDCDVIRQPLGVCAGIVPFNFPAMVPLWMFPLALACGNTFILKPSEKVPLTATRLAELLDVAGLPKGVFNLVQGGRACVDALLVHSKVRAISFVGSTPVARHIFDIGTKHGKRVQAAGGAKNFILIMPDATVTESVRGLVEAAFGCAGERCMAGSTAIAVGKARDTVIPELVAAAKRIRVGAAFRDANVEMGPVITAAHRDRVASLIDLGEREGARVAADGRAVRVDGAPNGFYVGPTILDGVAPDATVMSEEIFGPVLGVVHMDDLDAAIETANRSAYGNGAAIFTNSGRAAREFRHRINAGMVGVNVAVPAPMAFFPFSGWNESFFGDLHLQGREGVAFYTQQKVTTSRWFAPGEGDVWAR, encoded by the coding sequence ATGACAATCTGTAAAAGTTTCATCGGCGGCGAGTGGATCGTTTCCCCCGCCGCCGAGTCCGCTCCGGTTTTCAATCCGGCTCTCGGCGAGATTATTGCCGAGGTGCCGCTGGCCGGGGCGGAGCTGGTCGACCAGGCCTGCGATGCCGCCAGCGCGGCCTTCCCGGGCTGGCGCGACACTCCGGCGGTCGATCGCGCTGGCGTCCTGTTCCGTTACAAGGCGCTGCTCGAGGCGGAGTTCGAGTCCATCGCACTCACGATCTCGACCGAGCACGGCAAGACGCTCGGCGAGGCGCGCGGCGACCTTCGACGCGGCATCCAGATGGTGGAGTATGCCTGCGGCGCGCCGAGCCTGCTGATGGGCGAGTCGCTCGAGAACATCGCCCGTGGCATCGACTGCGACGTGATCCGCCAGCCGCTCGGCGTCTGCGCGGGCATCGTGCCCTTCAATTTTCCGGCCATGGTGCCGCTCTGGATGTTCCCGCTCGCGCTCGCCTGCGGAAACACGTTCATCCTCAAGCCCAGCGAGAAGGTGCCGCTTACGGCGACGCGTCTCGCCGAGCTTCTCGACGTCGCCGGCCTGCCGAAGGGCGTCTTCAACCTCGTCCAGGGCGGCCGCGCCTGCGTCGATGCGCTGCTCGTGCACTCGAAGGTGCGCGCGATTTCCTTCGTCGGCTCGACCCCCGTCGCCCGCCACATTTTCGATATCGGCACGAAGCACGGCAAACGCGTGCAGGCCGCCGGCGGCGCGAAAAATTTCATCCTGATCATGCCCGATGCGACGGTGACGGAGTCCGTGCGCGGCCTGGTCGAGGCGGCGTTTGGCTGCGCGGGTGAGCGCTGCATGGCTGGTTCCACGGCGATCGCCGTGGGCAAGGCGCGGGACACCGTCATTCCCGAACTCGTCGCCGCGGCGAAACGCATCCGCGTGGGCGCTGCGTTCCGCGACGCGAACGTCGAGATGGGGCCGGTGATCACCGCGGCGCATCGCGACCGGGTCGCGTCGTTGATCGATCTCGGTGAGCGCGAGGGCGCCCGGGTGGCGGCCGATGGCCGCGCGGTGCGCGTGGACGGCGCGCCGAATGGCTTTTACGTGGGGCCGACCATCCTCGACGGCGTCGCGCCCGACGCGACCGTGATGAGCGAGGAGATCTTCGGCCCGGTGCTCGGCGTCGTGCACATGGATGATCTCGATGCCGCGATCGAAACGGCCAATCGCTCGGCCTATGGCAACGGCGCGGCGATTTTCACGAATTCCGGCCGCGCGGCGCGCGAGTTTCGCCACCGCATCAATGCCGGCATGGTCGGAGTGAACGTGGCGGTGCCCGCACCGATGGCGTTTTTCCCGTTCAGCGGCTGGAACGAGTCGTTCTTCGGCGATCTGCATTTGCAGGGGCGCGAGGGCGTCGCGTTCTACACCCAGCAAAAGGTCACCACGTCGCGCTGGTTCGCCCCGGGCGAGGGAGACGTCTGGGCCAGATAG
- the preA gene encoding NAD-dependent dihydropyrimidine dehydrogenase subunit PreA, with product MATLATTVDGLKLPNPFIIGSGPPGTNMNVINRAFREGWGAVIAKTVSLDASKVINVAPRYGKLKAADGKEIIGWENIELISDRSLDIWIEEFKKIKDAHPEGVLIASIMEEYNKDAWIELVQRCEAAGVDSFELNFSCPHGMPERKMGGAMGQDPEILGQVSEWVMSATTKPVWAKMTPNITHIEEPTRAALKAGCQGVSAINTIRSVIGVNLETLRPEPSVEGYTTPGGYSSKAVKPIALRMCMEISQLINAEFPGRTLSGLGGIESGEDAAQFILLGSHTVQVCTGVMKFGYDCVKPMCDQLLAFMEKHGFETLDDFRGASLPYFTSHTELVRMQKERKAAQEAKKMVKADGEWSGDDFVAQSDALARG from the coding sequence ATGGCCACTCTCGCGACGACCGTTGACGGACTCAAATTGCCGAACCCCTTCATCATCGGTTCCGGCCCTCCCGGCACGAACATGAACGTCATCAACCGCGCCTTCCGCGAAGGGTGGGGCGCGGTGATCGCGAAGACGGTGAGCCTCGACGCCTCGAAGGTGATCAACGTTGCGCCCCGCTACGGCAAGCTCAAGGCCGCCGATGGCAAGGAGATCATCGGCTGGGAGAACATCGAGCTCATCAGTGACCGCTCGCTCGACATCTGGATCGAGGAGTTCAAGAAGATCAAGGACGCGCACCCCGAGGGCGTCCTCATCGCGTCGATCATGGAGGAATACAACAAGGATGCGTGGATCGAGCTCGTCCAGCGCTGCGAAGCGGCGGGCGTGGATTCCTTCGAGCTGAATTTCTCGTGCCCGCACGGCATGCCCGAGCGGAAAATGGGCGGCGCCATGGGCCAGGATCCCGAAATTCTCGGGCAGGTTTCCGAATGGGTGATGAGCGCAACGACGAAGCCCGTGTGGGCGAAGATGACCCCGAACATCACGCACATCGAGGAGCCCACCCGCGCCGCGCTGAAGGCCGGCTGCCAGGGCGTGAGCGCGATCAATACCATCCGCAGCGTCATCGGCGTGAATCTCGAGACGCTTCGCCCCGAGCCGAGCGTCGAGGGTTACACGACGCCCGGTGGCTACTCGTCGAAGGCTGTCAAGCCGATCGCCCTGCGCATGTGCATGGAGATTTCGCAGCTCATCAATGCGGAGTTCCCTGGCCGCACGCTCTCCGGCCTCGGCGGCATCGAGTCCGGCGAAGACGCCGCGCAATTCATCCTGCTCGGTTCGCACACGGTGCAGGTCTGCACCGGCGTAATGAAGTTCGGCTACGATTGCGTGAAGCCGATGTGCGACCAGCTCCTGGCCTTCATGGAGAAGCATGGCTTCGAGACGCTCGACGATTTCCGCGGCGCGAGCCTGCCCTACTTCACCAGCCACACCGAACTCGTGCGCATGCAGAAGGAACGCAAGGCCGCGCAGGAGGCAAAGAAGATGGTGAAGGCGGACGGTGAGTGGAGCGGCGACGATTTCGTCGCGCAATCCGACGCGCTGGCCCGTGGCTGA